A region of Mesorhizobium sp. AR02 DNA encodes the following proteins:
- a CDS encoding ABC transporter substrate-binding protein: MKPIRLAAGLGAAFMLSATVSTIALAQAPVCSAPVKVLAQPRDGLTLLEDSKAEFEKLAGAGFQIDYLNENDRRAKSRADASTVGNYNVYYVDEANVALFASSKWIVPLTDYYPADYDYADFDPGRQKVATYDGKVWFAPLTGGGDLMVYRKDVLEAAGIQPPKTLDELIADVPKLTNADKGMYGIALRGARGSGANVWRWMPFFKAYGGQWFDGDKPVFNSDAAVKATETYLKLFKDSAPGTQTGSWDESTGAFLSGQVAILVESTPLSGMAVDPKTSQVVGKIGFLPPPSPLPGGGYGHGLAIAAKANADDASKKCAGLFIAWATSKENEKRRLDAHQFGELNRTSILSSKEFADIYGADLGQALAETGKVTAVNFWQDPRWPDLGDRWGIILEELVAGTRTDIKGSLNELDAYANQLVKK; encoded by the coding sequence ATGAAACCAATTCGGCTCGCTGCGGGCTTGGGCGCAGCTTTCATGCTTTCCGCTACCGTATCCACCATCGCTTTGGCACAGGCCCCGGTCTGCTCGGCGCCGGTCAAGGTGCTGGCGCAGCCGCGCGACGGCCTGACGCTTCTGGAGGACTCCAAGGCCGAGTTCGAGAAGCTCGCCGGCGCCGGCTTCCAGATCGACTATCTCAACGAGAACGACCGCCGGGCAAAATCGCGCGCCGATGCGTCCACCGTCGGCAATTACAACGTCTATTATGTCGACGAGGCCAATGTCGCTCTGTTTGCGTCGTCGAAATGGATCGTGCCGCTGACCGATTATTATCCGGCTGACTATGACTATGCCGACTTCGATCCCGGCCGCCAGAAGGTCGCCACCTATGACGGCAAGGTCTGGTTCGCGCCGCTGACCGGCGGCGGCGACCTGATGGTCTACCGCAAGGACGTGCTCGAGGCCGCCGGCATCCAGCCTCCCAAGACGCTTGACGAGCTGATCGCCGACGTGCCGAAGCTGACCAATGCCGACAAGGGCATGTATGGCATCGCACTGCGTGGCGCACGCGGTTCGGGCGCCAATGTCTGGCGCTGGATGCCCTTCTTCAAGGCCTATGGCGGCCAGTGGTTCGACGGCGACAAGCCGGTCTTCAATTCGGATGCCGCGGTCAAGGCGACCGAGACCTATCTGAAGCTGTTCAAGGATTCGGCTCCCGGCACGCAGACCGGCAGCTGGGATGAATCGACCGGCGCCTTCCTGTCGGGCCAGGTCGCGATCCTCGTCGAATCGACGCCGCTGTCGGGCATGGCGGTCGACCCGAAGACCTCGCAGGTGGTCGGCAAGATCGGCTTCCTGCCACCGCCCTCGCCGCTGCCCGGCGGCGGCTACGGCCATGGCCTCGCCATTGCCGCGAAAGCCAATGCCGACGATGCTTCGAAGAAATGCGCCGGCCTGTTCATCGCCTGGGCGACGTCGAAGGAAAACGAAAAGCGCCGGCTCGACGCCCACCAGTTCGGCGAGCTGAACCGCACCAGCATCCTGTCCAGCAAGGAATTCGCCGATATCTATGGCGCCGATCTCGGCCAGGCGCTGGCCGAAACCGGGAAGGTCACGGCAGTGAACTTCTGGCAGGATCCGCGCTGGCCCGATCTCGGCGACCGCTGGGGCATCATCCTTGAAGAACTGGTTGCCGGCACACGCACCGACATCAAGGGCAGTCTCAACGAGCTTGATGCCTATGCCAATCAGCTGGTGAAGAAATAA
- a CDS encoding AraC family transcriptional regulator, with product MAFRQRKNPAAIPRTAPAFEHIVTEASDSFLWRLDDYPWERNVWNFHPEYEIHLLRKSSGVVLVGDHIGEFGPGYLTIVGGGLPHDWVTAVQPGELIEGRDIVLQFDAQRLRGSAGLLPELRELEPFLERSLRGMVFHGRTALEGAELMERMGTVHGLARLCLFLELVDLLARTDEYELLSSPDFSPVLDAASLDIIQRTLTYLFQHFAEDLKLPDVAERAGMTESTFSRFFQKNTGNAFSDHLAKLRLWQACKLLADTDVAITDICFQVGYMNISNFNRAFLRKHKMTPSSYRKLSRQRLTMRA from the coding sequence ATGGCGTTCAGACAGCGAAAAAACCCGGCCGCGATCCCACGCACGGCGCCGGCTTTCGAGCATATCGTCACCGAGGCCAGCGACAGTTTTCTGTGGCGGCTCGACGACTATCCCTGGGAACGCAATGTCTGGAACTTCCATCCGGAATACGAAATCCATTTGCTGCGAAAATCCTCCGGCGTGGTGCTGGTCGGCGACCACATCGGCGAGTTCGGGCCGGGCTACCTGACCATCGTCGGCGGCGGGCTGCCGCATGATTGGGTAACGGCGGTGCAGCCGGGCGAACTGATCGAAGGCCGCGACATCGTCCTGCAATTCGATGCGCAGAGGCTGCGCGGCTCGGCGGGCCTGTTGCCGGAACTGCGCGAACTGGAGCCGTTCCTCGAGCGGTCGCTGCGCGGCATGGTTTTTCACGGCCGCACGGCGCTGGAAGGCGCCGAACTGATGGAGCGGATGGGAACGGTGCATGGCCTCGCCCGCCTCTGTCTGTTCCTCGAACTGGTCGACCTCCTGGCCAGAACCGACGAATACGAGCTCTTGTCGTCGCCGGATTTCTCACCGGTCCTCGACGCCGCTTCGCTCGACATCATCCAGCGCACGCTGACCTATCTGTTCCAGCATTTCGCCGAAGATCTGAAACTGCCCGATGTGGCCGAACGCGCCGGAATGACCGAGAGCACATTCTCGCGCTTCTTCCAGAAGAACACCGGCAACGCCTTCAGCGACCACCTCGCCAAGCTCAGGCTCTGGCAGGCCTGCAAGTTGCTGGCCGACACCGATGTTGCGATCACCGACATCTGTTTCCAGGTCGGCTACATGAACATCTCCAACTTCAACCGCGCCTTCCTGCGCAAGCACAAGATGACGCCGTCCTCCTATCGCAAACTGTCGCGGCAGCGACTGACGATGCGCGCTTAA
- a CDS encoding MATE family efflux transporter, translating into MSAIEAGARAPENLWRQEIRATLALAWPMVLTNLGQTAMTATDVMMMGRLGADTLASGALGANLYFMPLIFGLGLMLATSPMIATELGRRRYSVRDLRRTVRQGLWLAILISIPIWIVLWHGEAILLAMGQEPALARQAGIYLRWLEWAVLPFYGYIVLRSFISALERPGWALIIVFVAVACNALFNWVFMFGNLGVPAMGIAGSGLATSLSSTLMFVGMAVVVMLEKKFRRYRLFGRFWRSDWPRFKGLLRLGLPIAGILAFEVTIFNAAALLMGLIDADSLAAHAIAIQIASISFMVPLGLNQAVTVRVGLAHGAGNPEGVSRAGWTAFVIGVSFMALMGLVMVLWPHLLISAFIDLANPANARVIALAVSFLVFAALFQVFDGAQAVAAGMLRGLHDTKVPMIYAAIGYWGVGLPLGVLLAFHFGFHGVGIWMGLSTGLAVVAALLLARWLRRDRIAPPLAFGH; encoded by the coding sequence ATGTCTGCGATCGAAGCCGGCGCTCGCGCGCCGGAAAATCTTTGGCGTCAGGAAATCAGGGCGACGCTGGCGCTCGCCTGGCCGATGGTGCTGACCAATCTCGGCCAGACCGCGATGACGGCCACCGACGTCATGATGATGGGACGTCTCGGAGCGGATACGCTGGCCAGCGGCGCGCTGGGCGCCAACCTCTATTTCATGCCGCTGATCTTCGGCCTTGGGTTGATGCTGGCGACCTCGCCGATGATCGCCACAGAGCTTGGCCGTCGCCGCTATTCCGTGCGCGACCTGCGCCGCACCGTGCGCCAGGGTCTGTGGCTGGCGATCCTGATCTCAATCCCGATCTGGATCGTGCTTTGGCACGGTGAGGCTATTCTGCTGGCGATGGGCCAGGAGCCGGCACTGGCGCGTCAGGCCGGCATCTATCTGCGCTGGCTCGAGTGGGCGGTGCTGCCGTTCTACGGCTACATCGTGCTGCGCTCGTTCATCTCGGCGCTGGAGCGCCCGGGCTGGGCGCTGATCATCGTCTTCGTCGCCGTCGCCTGCAACGCGCTGTTCAACTGGGTGTTCATGTTCGGCAATCTCGGTGTGCCGGCAATGGGCATCGCAGGCTCCGGTCTGGCGACCTCGCTGTCCAGCACGCTGATGTTCGTCGGCATGGCCGTCGTGGTGATGCTGGAGAAGAAGTTCCGGCGCTACCGCCTGTTCGGCCGCTTCTGGCGGTCCGACTGGCCACGCTTCAAGGGGTTGCTGCGACTTGGCCTGCCGATTGCCGGCATCCTCGCTTTCGAGGTGACGATCTTCAACGCGGCCGCACTGCTGATGGGCCTGATCGACGCGGATTCGCTGGCCGCGCATGCGATCGCCATCCAGATCGCCTCGATCTCCTTCATGGTGCCACTCGGCCTCAACCAGGCGGTGACGGTGCGCGTCGGTCTTGCACATGGCGCCGGCAATCCGGAAGGCGTGTCGCGCGCCGGCTGGACCGCCTTTGTTATCGGCGTCTCGTTCATGGCGCTGATGGGACTGGTGATGGTCCTGTGGCCGCATCTCCTGATCAGCGCCTTCATCGATCTCGCCAACCCGGCCAATGCGCGGGTGATCGCGCTTGCCGTGTCGTTCCTGGTGTTTGCAGCCCTTTTCCAGGTCTTCGACGGCGCGCAAGCGGTTGCCGCCGGCATGCTGCGCGGCCTGCACGACACCAAGGTGCCGATGATCTACGCAGCGATCGGTTATTGGGGCGTCGGCCTGCCGCTCGGCGTGCTGCTCGCCTTCCATTTCGGCTTCCACGGCGTCGGCATCTGGATGGGCCTGTCGACAGGGTTGGCCGTGGTGGCGGCGCTGCTGCTGGCGCGCTGGCTGCGACGCGACCGGATCGCGCCGCCGCTGGCATTTGGGCATTGA
- a CDS encoding phosphatase PAP2 family protein, whose protein sequence is MLAEEVLEGDTTKFDLAIMSALRAADPAYPIGPPWLQEAARDVTSVGSVVFLGFVLLAGAVYLLLIHKRALAIWMAVAVIGGELLGTILKLSFNRPRPEIPHVTRVFTASFPSGHAMLSAIAFLTVGALLSHANQELRLKAYFMSIAVFLTVAVGISRVYLAVHYPTDVLAGWCIGSGWAILCWTVALWFQERPKRGLET, encoded by the coding sequence GTGCTCGCCGAAGAAGTCCTGGAGGGCGACACGACCAAATTTGACCTTGCCATTATGTCGGCTCTTCGCGCAGCCGATCCGGCCTATCCGATCGGTCCGCCATGGCTTCAGGAAGCGGCCAGGGATGTGACTTCAGTCGGCAGCGTGGTGTTTCTTGGCTTCGTGTTGCTGGCAGGAGCTGTCTATCTTCTTCTGATCCACAAGCGGGCTCTCGCCATCTGGATGGCGGTGGCGGTGATTGGCGGCGAACTGCTCGGCACAATCCTCAAGCTGAGCTTCAACCGGCCCAGGCCGGAGATCCCTCATGTCACGCGAGTATTCACGGCAAGCTTCCCGAGTGGACATGCAATGCTTTCAGCGATCGCGTTCCTGACCGTGGGCGCACTCCTTTCACACGCAAATCAGGAGTTGCGTCTCAAAGCGTATTTCATGTCGATCGCCGTGTTTCTGACGGTGGCCGTTGGCATAAGCCGGGTCTATCTCGCGGTCCACTATCCAACGGATGTCTTGGCCGGATGGTGCATTGGTTCTGGCTGGGCGATCCTGTGTTGGACAGTCGCGTTATGGTTCCAGGAAAGGCCGAAACGGGGGCTGGAAACTTGA
- a CDS encoding diacylglycerol/lipid kinase family protein — MKVLALINKNAGAAARKGDIERAVRDGFAERGIEADVRLVDGREVGELARRFVGENKSRSGRGSILVVGGGDGTLGSAASALVGTDLLLGVLPLGTLNHFAKDLAVPLDLTAAIDTIATGKPLAVDVAEVNGRVFLNNSSIGIYPFFVAKRSAEQRRRGFGKLAAIGPALMRTLRSASWQAVHVAAQGTRERLRTPCVFVGNNFYDIADLGHRRSLSSKELCVYVVKQQSWFGLALLPFKIAFGMIDATRDLEIYRAKSLQITSHRRAMLVSLDGEAVSMETPLNFQIRPAALKVLAPAKKSKTGGRG; from the coding sequence TTGAAGGTTCTGGCTCTCATCAACAAAAATGCCGGCGCTGCGGCGCGCAAGGGCGACATAGAGAGAGCCGTACGGGATGGGTTCGCCGAACGTGGCATTGAGGCGGATGTGCGATTGGTGGACGGACGAGAGGTTGGAGAGCTCGCTCGGCGCTTCGTTGGCGAAAACAAGTCTAGGTCCGGCCGTGGATCAATATTGGTCGTGGGCGGTGGCGACGGCACGCTCGGCAGCGCGGCCTCGGCGCTGGTGGGGACTGATCTGTTGCTCGGTGTCCTTCCGCTCGGCACATTAAACCACTTTGCCAAGGATTTGGCTGTGCCGCTCGACCTCACAGCGGCGATCGATACAATCGCGACAGGTAAGCCTCTGGCAGTCGATGTCGCCGAGGTCAACGGCCGCGTCTTTCTTAACAACTCATCGATTGGGATCTATCCCTTCTTTGTTGCAAAGCGTTCAGCCGAGCAGCGGCGCCGCGGGTTCGGCAAGCTTGCCGCCATCGGACCCGCTCTCATGAGAACGTTGAGATCCGCCTCGTGGCAGGCTGTCCACGTCGCTGCTCAGGGCACCCGCGAAAGACTGCGGACGCCCTGTGTGTTTGTTGGCAACAATTTCTATGACATCGCCGATCTTGGCCACCGCCGCAGCCTCTCGTCAAAAGAACTGTGCGTTTATGTCGTCAAACAGCAATCCTGGTTTGGACTGGCATTGCTTCCGTTCAAAATCGCGTTCGGCATGATCGACGCCACCCGAGATCTGGAAATCTATCGCGCTAAGTCGCTGCAAATCACATCGCATCGACGCGCCATGCTGGTTTCTCTGGACGGCGAAGCCGTCAGCATGGAAACGCCCCTGAATTTTCAGATTCGGCCAGCGGCCCTGAAGGTCCTCGCACCTGCCAAAAAGAGCAAGACCGGTGGCCGTGGCTGA
- a CDS encoding metallophosphoesterase family protein: MKTLVHLSDLHFGRTESKLVEAIASEVRAVDSDLLVVSGDLTQRARKDEFMQARAFLDSLPGPRIVVPGNHDVPLWNVFARAMTPLSRYRRYIEADTDPFYADSEIAVVGINTARSLTIKDGRINVRQLESATEKFAHMSDDITRIVVTHHPFEGLNLESDDGVVGRADLAMDAFSRSGVDIILSGHQHLHRTGSSARRYLIDGYAALLIQAGTAVSSRLRHAANSFNIIRIEHPRISVECRAWQPSRAGFEISASYSFRHGPGGWEAA, from the coding sequence GTGAAGACCCTAGTCCACCTGTCGGATTTGCACTTCGGAAGAACAGAGAGCAAGCTTGTGGAAGCGATCGCGAGCGAGGTTCGTGCCGTCGACTCTGATTTGCTCGTCGTGTCGGGGGATCTGACGCAGCGCGCCCGGAAAGACGAATTCATGCAGGCGCGGGCCTTCCTTGATTCCCTTCCCGGCCCCCGCATCGTAGTTCCCGGCAATCACGACGTGCCGCTCTGGAATGTCTTCGCGCGTGCCATGACGCCTCTGTCGCGTTACAGGCGCTACATTGAGGCGGACACGGACCCGTTCTACGCCGATAGCGAAATAGCTGTGGTCGGGATCAACACGGCACGATCCCTGACAATCAAGGACGGCCGGATCAACGTCCGCCAGCTCGAGTCGGCGACGGAAAAATTCGCGCATATGTCCGATGACATTACCCGGATAGTGGTCACGCATCATCCTTTCGAAGGGCTGAATCTGGAAAGCGATGACGGCGTCGTGGGCCGCGCGGATCTGGCAATGGATGCCTTCTCGCGCAGCGGCGTAGACATCATATTGTCTGGCCACCAGCATCTTCACCGCACCGGCTCGAGCGCAAGGCGTTACCTTATCGACGGCTATGCGGCGCTGCTCATTCAAGCGGGAACGGCGGTTTCATCGCGGCTTCGCCACGCTGCAAATTCGTTTAACATCATTCGCATCGAGCACCCAAGGATCTCCGTCGAATGTCGAGCCTGGCAGCCTTCGCGGGCCGGGTTCGAAATCTCAGCCAGTTATTCCTTTCGGCACGGTCCAGGCGGGTGGGAAGCTGCTTGA